The Verrucomicrobiota bacterium genome window below encodes:
- a CDS encoding tetratricopeptide repeat protein encodes MMGRTRDFDTEPPEDGQAELYEQINALTDEAADLGNQGRYDEALECFDRAIALDPENPDPWDTKARYLSMMGRLEEAVECFTTLTDLDPKNEAAWERKGDCLRDMERNEEALVCYAHAEELLGGHGDFWDEMADCLVGLERFDEAMALYDRAIQRNPRDGWIRLRKGEAYESLDQPDNALKCYDEALSRDPNFVAGLRARAQVLARQGRTDEALASYQCALELSPGDPAIWINAGVVLGDTGANEDAIECFDQALEIAPDDPTAWANRASHLGRLGRHEEALDSANRAVAAQADYAWAWFNKAAAEDALGDTEAARQTYERFLEVADMEPEGYEVEIAQARKRLEEPS; translated from the coding sequence ATGATGGGTAGAACGCGCGATTTCGACACCGAGCCACCGGAGGACGGACAGGCCGAGCTCTATGAGCAGATCAACGCCCTGACCGACGAGGCGGCCGACTTGGGCAACCAGGGCCGGTATGATGAGGCGCTCGAATGCTTCGACCGGGCCATTGCCCTCGACCCGGAGAACCCTGACCCCTGGGACACCAAGGCGCGGTATCTCTCCATGATGGGCCGGCTCGAGGAGGCGGTGGAATGCTTCACCACGCTCACCGATCTCGACCCGAAAAACGAGGCCGCCTGGGAGCGCAAGGGCGACTGCCTTCGCGACATGGAACGCAACGAGGAGGCGCTTGTCTGCTACGCGCATGCCGAGGAACTGCTCGGCGGGCACGGCGACTTCTGGGATGAGATGGCCGACTGCCTCGTGGGGCTCGAACGCTTCGACGAGGCGATGGCGCTCTACGACCGGGCCATACAGCGCAATCCGAGGGACGGCTGGATCCGGCTGCGCAAGGGAGAGGCGTACGAGTCGCTCGACCAGCCCGACAATGCGCTGAAGTGCTACGACGAAGCGCTCAGCCGCGATCCCAACTTCGTGGCGGGCCTCCGGGCCAGAGCACAGGTCCTGGCCCGGCAGGGCAGAACGGACGAGGCGCTTGCCTCCTACCAATGCGCCCTCGAGCTCAGCCCCGGCGACCCTGCAATCTGGATCAATGCGGGCGTTGTGCTGGGGGACACCGGCGCCAACGAGGACGCGATCGAGTGCTTCGATCAGGCGCTCGAGATCGCGCCGGACGACCCGACCGCTTGGGCAAACAGGGCCAGCCACCTGGGGCGTCTGGGCCGCCATGAGGAGGCGTTGGACAGCGCGAACAGGGCCGTGGCGGCCCAGGCCGACTACGCCTGGGCGTGGTTCAACAAAGCGGCCGCCGAGGACGCCCTGGGCGACACCGAGGCCGCCCGACAGACTTACGAGCGCTTCCTCGAGGTGGCCGACATGGAGCCAGAAGGCTATGAGGTTGAGATCGCCCAAGCCCGCAAACGCCTCGAAGAGCCGTCCTGA
- a CDS encoding AAA family ATPase: MPDINDPIAQQAAVVPELGGEPALASDDLAAVQKLKEGYRVITEEMAKVIVGQQAVIEELLISLFSRGHCLLVGVPGLAKTLMIRTLSSVLSLSFNRIQFTPDLMPSDITGTDIIQDDVESGGRKFVFLKGPVFANILLADEINRTPPKTQAALLEAMQEHQVTASGRRYKLDEPFFVLATQNPIEQEGTYPLPEAQLDRFMFNVQVGYPTEDEELEIVRTTTSTEPPELTTVLHADDILALQDIIIRTPVPEHVYRYALRLARMTRPLQAEAPEWLRDWVSWGAGPRASQYLILGAKARAILRGRYAALLEDVQAVAPAVLRHRIVTNFNAESEGVTQDEIIARLIKELPKTQEDYKVRV, translated from the coding sequence ATGCCCGACATCAACGACCCGATCGCCCAGCAGGCCGCAGTCGTACCCGAGCTCGGCGGCGAACCCGCTCTTGCGAGCGATGATCTTGCCGCCGTGCAGAAGCTCAAGGAGGGCTACCGCGTCATCACCGAGGAGATGGCCAAGGTCATCGTCGGCCAGCAGGCGGTGATCGAGGAGCTGCTCATCTCGCTGTTCTCGCGCGGCCACTGCCTGCTCGTCGGCGTGCCGGGCCTGGCCAAGACGCTCATGATCCGCACCCTGTCCAGCGTGCTCTCGCTGAGTTTCAACCGGATCCAGTTCACGCCCGACCTTATGCCGTCAGACATCACGGGCACCGACATCATCCAGGACGACGTCGAGAGCGGCGGGCGCAAGTTCGTCTTCCTCAAGGGCCCCGTGTTCGCCAACATCCTGCTCGCCGACGAGATCAACCGCACGCCGCCCAAGACGCAGGCCGCGCTGCTCGAGGCGATGCAGGAGCACCAGGTCACCGCATCGGGCCGGCGCTACAAGCTTGACGAGCCGTTCTTCGTGCTCGCCACCCAGAACCCCATCGAGCAGGAAGGCACCTATCCGCTGCCCGAGGCCCAGCTCGACCGGTTCATGTTCAACGTCCAGGTCGGCTACCCGACCGAGGACGAGGAGCTCGAAATCGTCCGTACGACCACGAGCACTGAGCCGCCCGAGCTCACCACCGTGCTGCACGCTGACGATATCCTGGCGCTCCAGGACATCATCATCCGGACGCCCGTGCCCGAGCACGTCTACCGCTACGCGCTGCGGCTGGCGCGCATGACGCGCCCGCTTCAGGCCGAGGCCCCCGAGTGGCTCCGCGACTGGGTCAGTTGGGGCGCTGGGCCGCGCGCCTCGCAATACCTCATTCTCGGCGCCAAGGCGCGCGCCATCCTGCGCGGCCGGTACGCGGCGCTCCTCGAGGACGTGCAGGCCGTCGCCCCCGCCGTGCTGCGCCACCGCATCGTGACCAACTTCAACGCCGAGAGCGAGGGCGTCACCCAGGACGAGATCATCGCCCGCCTCATCAAGGAACTGCCCAAGACGCAGGAGGACTACAAGGTCCGCGTCTAG